One Luteibacter aegosomaticola genomic window carries:
- a CDS encoding malate dehydrogenase, translating into MKAPVRVAVTGAAGQIGYALLFRIAAGDMLGPDQPVILHLLEITPALPALQGVVMELNDCAFPTLAGVVATDDLNVAFKDVDYALLVGARPRGPGMERKDLLEANGAIFGPQGKALNDHAKRDVRVLVVGNPANTNALIAQQNAPDLDPKCFTAMVRLDHNRALSQLAEKTGSHSTDIKKLTIWGNHSSTQYPDLHTTTVKGKPALEQVDQAWYEADFIPTVQQRGAAIIKARGASSAASAASAAIDHMRDWTLGTAEGDWVSMAIPSDGSYGVEPGVIFGYPVTVKDGKYAIVRGLAINAFSQARIDATEKELREERAGVEHLFAK; encoded by the coding sequence ATGAAAGCACCCGTTCGCGTTGCCGTGACCGGCGCAGCCGGCCAGATCGGCTATGCCCTCCTGTTCCGTATCGCCGCTGGCGACATGCTGGGCCCGGACCAGCCGGTGATCCTGCACCTCCTCGAAATCACCCCGGCCCTCCCGGCCCTGCAGGGTGTGGTGATGGAGCTCAACGATTGCGCGTTCCCGACCCTCGCGGGCGTGGTCGCCACCGATGACCTCAACGTCGCCTTCAAGGACGTCGATTACGCCCTGCTCGTCGGCGCGCGTCCGCGTGGCCCGGGCATGGAGCGCAAGGACCTGCTCGAAGCCAACGGCGCCATCTTCGGCCCGCAGGGCAAGGCCCTGAACGATCACGCCAAGCGCGACGTGCGCGTCCTGGTCGTCGGTAACCCGGCCAACACCAATGCGCTGATCGCGCAGCAGAACGCTCCGGACCTCGATCCGAAGTGCTTCACCGCCATGGTGCGCCTGGACCACAACCGCGCCCTGTCGCAGCTGGCCGAGAAGACCGGTTCGCACTCGACCGACATCAAGAAGCTCACCATCTGGGGCAACCACAGCTCCACCCAGTACCCGGACCTGCACACCACCACGGTGAAGGGCAAGCCGGCGCTGGAGCAGGTCGACCAGGCCTGGTACGAAGCCGACTTCATCCCGACCGTGCAGCAGCGCGGCGCGGCGATCATCAAGGCGCGCGGCGCTTCCTCGGCTGCTTCGGCTGCCTCGGCCGCCATCGACCACATGCGTGACTGGACCCTCGGCACCGCCGAAGGCGACTGGGTCTCCATGGCGATCCCGTCGGATGGTTCGTACGGCGTCGAGCCGGGCGTGATCTTCGGCTACCCGGTCACCGTGAAGGATGGCAAGTACGCCATCGTCCGGGGCCTGGCGATCAACGCGTTCTCGCAGGCGCGCATCGACGCGACCGAAAAGGAACTGCGCGAAGAGCGCGCCGGCGTCGAGCACCTGTTCGCCAAGTAA
- a CDS encoding pyridoxal phosphate-dependent aminotransferase, with protein MPQLATRMGRAKPSAIMVIAEKAKRLKAEGRDIVSFSIGVPNFLPGEHVYAAAREALAKDSGQYGSNRGADALVNAFLKHIEALGLTGYKPENVSTGVGAKQILYNLAEALLDEGDEIAFPAPYWTSYLDIAEIVGAKINILPCPPEQHYKLTPAQLEEALKRKPRVFLFNNPSNPTGMVYTRDEIAALADVIVKYPETWVITDDIYNTMVFDGVGYHNFVHVRPELKDRVIFVDSLSKTYGMPGWRVGFIAAPEVVAKAVTTLNSNHITSLPEVVTAAAVAALSGPQDVPEQKCVEFAAKRDRVYNALVSIPGVVCPRPQGAFYAFPDISVAFGKSHNGVAITDDVSFCAVLLEAKGVACVPGSAFGEPRALRISYSCPDEALDKGMARIVEFFAELK; from the coding sequence ATGCCGCAGCTCGCTACGCGTATGGGTCGCGCCAAGCCCAGTGCGATCATGGTCATTGCCGAGAAGGCCAAGCGTCTGAAAGCCGAGGGGCGCGACATCGTCAGCTTCTCGATCGGCGTTCCCAACTTCCTCCCCGGCGAGCACGTCTACGCCGCCGCCCGCGAGGCGCTGGCGAAGGACTCGGGCCAGTACGGCAGCAATCGCGGCGCCGATGCGCTGGTCAATGCCTTCCTCAAGCACATTGAAGCCCTCGGCCTCACCGGCTACAAGCCGGAGAACGTCAGCACGGGCGTCGGTGCAAAGCAGATCTTGTACAACCTGGCCGAGGCCCTGCTGGATGAAGGCGATGAAATCGCTTTCCCGGCCCCGTACTGGACCAGCTACCTCGATATCGCCGAGATCGTCGGCGCGAAGATCAACATCCTGCCGTGCCCGCCCGAGCAGCACTACAAGCTCACCCCGGCACAGCTCGAAGAGGCCCTTAAGCGCAAGCCGCGCGTGTTCCTCTTCAACAACCCCTCGAACCCCACCGGCATGGTCTACACGCGCGATGAAATCGCTGCGCTGGCCGATGTCATCGTGAAGTACCCGGAAACCTGGGTCATCACCGACGACATCTACAACACCATGGTGTTCGACGGCGTGGGTTACCACAACTTCGTGCACGTGCGTCCGGAGCTGAAGGACCGCGTGATCTTCGTCGATTCGCTGTCGAAGACGTACGGCATGCCCGGCTGGCGCGTGGGCTTCATCGCCGCGCCGGAAGTGGTGGCCAAGGCCGTCACCACGCTCAACTCGAACCACATCACCAGCCTGCCGGAAGTGGTCACCGCCGCTGCCGTCGCCGCGCTCAGCGGCCCGCAGGATGTGCCGGAACAGAAGTGCGTGGAGTTCGCCGCCAAGCGCGACCGTGTCTACAACGCGCTGGTCTCGATCCCCGGCGTGGTCTGCCCCCGTCCGCAGGGCGCGTTCTACGCGTTCCCGGATATCTCGGTGGCCTTTGGCAAATCGCATAACGGCGTCGCCATCACCGACGACGTCAGCTTCTGCGCCGTGCTGCTCGAAGCGAAGGGCGTGGCCTGCGTGCCGGGCTCGGCGTTCGGCGAGCCGCGTGCGCTGCGCATCTCTTATTCGTGCCCGGATGAAGCACTCGACAAGGGCATGGCCCGCATCGTCGAGTTCTTTGCCGAGCTGAAGTAA
- a CDS encoding peptidylprolyl isomerase — MTINVTMKTNKGDIHLRLHDDKTPMTVANFVNLAKRGYYDGLSFHRVIADFMVQGGCPEGSGRGGPGYRFGDEFDSSLKHDKPGILSMANAGPGTNGSQFFITHGPTPWLDGKHSVFGEIVGPADQAVVDAVRQDDTIEKVEVSGDVDALLEKQAAKVKEWNEVLDAR, encoded by the coding sequence ATGACCATTAACGTCACCATGAAGACCAACAAGGGCGACATCCACCTGCGCCTGCACGACGACAAGACCCCGATGACGGTGGCCAACTTCGTGAACCTGGCCAAGCGTGGTTACTACGACGGTCTGTCGTTCCACCGCGTCATCGCCGATTTCATGGTCCAGGGCGGCTGCCCGGAAGGTTCGGGTCGTGGCGGCCCGGGCTACCGTTTTGGCGACGAGTTCGACAGCAGCCTGAAGCACGACAAGCCGGGCATCCTGTCCATGGCCAATGCCGGCCCGGGCACCAACGGCTCGCAGTTCTTCATCACCCACGGCCCGACCCCGTGGCTGGACGGCAAGCACAGCGTCTTCGGTGAGATCGTGGGCCCGGCCGACCAGGCCGTGGTCGACGCCGTCCGCCAGGACGACACCATCGAGAAGGTGGAAGTCTCCGGCGACGTGGACGCGCTGCTCGAGAAGCAGGCCGCCAAGGTCAAGGAATGGAACGAAGTGCTCGACGCCCGCTAA
- a CDS encoding D-(-)-3-hydroxybutyrate oligomer hydrolase: MDTFGDVRVTEHREGDDLLSAGLGLRALAGAPAKFVNPAAPTTSELRRRAIQSSWRGIADLGPRGGYGTVYGDVPDVPGREFTTFAWLPGARQPHRVLAQVPDTFDRTKRCLVVTASSGSRGIYGSIALAGAWGLSRGCAVAYTDKGTGAGYFDTADGTGVALDGSRAKVGDALLEFGPRGVRADAGIATKHAHSGDNPEADWGRHVLQAARFGLAMLDRAFPDEAPFTAQNTRIIATGISNGGGAVLRAAGDDVDGILDAVVALEPNIHVEGHGRPFFDYATEAALLLPAALAAPEFDGVPFARVGIAAPPAWVLRGASLRAHGKLSGNTPQAQAAEALAMLRAGGWRDEALKVAASSTSLDLWRTVSVAYASAYLRREAGHMPCGFSYRIQHPAGVPAPVDAVLRAAWWADGSGVPPHAGIALEGGIDLSLDPTLPGCLSLRDLWTQGDNDEGTDNARLREGIAATAAALPREGLPVFVVHGAEDGLIPAAFSSEPYVAWLRASGRSPVFWKVPHAQHFDAFLAFPDFGDRHVPLLPFGYAALDRAWAHIASGRPLPEDALVRDTQPRGPGALTAKTLALPPG; encoded by the coding sequence ATGGATACGTTTGGCGACGTGCGGGTGACGGAGCATCGCGAGGGCGATGACCTGCTGAGTGCGGGTCTTGGCTTGCGTGCGCTTGCGGGTGCGCCGGCGAAGTTCGTGAATCCCGCGGCACCGACGACATCCGAGTTGCGCCGGCGTGCGATCCAGAGCAGCTGGCGTGGTATCGCCGATCTCGGGCCGCGTGGCGGCTACGGCACGGTGTATGGCGATGTGCCCGATGTGCCGGGGCGTGAGTTCACCACGTTCGCGTGGCTGCCCGGTGCACGGCAGCCGCATCGCGTGCTTGCGCAGGTGCCGGATACATTCGATCGCACGAAGCGCTGCCTCGTTGTAACGGCGTCTTCCGGTTCGCGTGGGATTTATGGCTCGATCGCGCTGGCGGGGGCGTGGGGCCTGTCTCGCGGTTGCGCTGTTGCATACACCGATAAAGGCACGGGGGCAGGGTACTTCGATACGGCGGATGGTACGGGTGTCGCGCTTGATGGCTCGCGTGCGAAGGTGGGCGATGCGCTGCTCGAATTCGGGCCCAGGGGTGTGCGCGCCGATGCAGGCATCGCCACGAAGCACGCGCACTCTGGTGATAACCCTGAAGCCGATTGGGGAAGGCACGTTTTGCAGGCTGCGCGCTTCGGCCTCGCGATGCTTGATCGCGCGTTCCCGGACGAAGCACCGTTCACCGCGCAGAACACGCGCATCATCGCGACCGGCATTTCCAACGGCGGCGGCGCGGTGCTGCGCGCGGCCGGCGATGACGTCGATGGCATCCTCGATGCGGTCGTTGCCCTCGAACCCAATATCCACGTGGAAGGCCACGGCAGGCCCTTCTTCGACTATGCGACCGAGGCGGCGCTCCTGCTGCCCGCCGCACTCGCTGCCCCTGAGTTCGATGGCGTCCCCTTCGCCCGTGTCGGCATCGCGGCGCCGCCTGCCTGGGTGCTGCGCGGCGCGTCGCTGCGCGCGCACGGCAAGCTCTCCGGCAACACGCCGCAGGCGCAGGCCGCTGAGGCGTTGGCCATGCTCCGTGCGGGTGGCTGGCGCGACGAGGCGTTGAAGGTCGCCGCATCGTCCACCTCGCTCGACCTCTGGCGCACCGTTTCGGTGGCCTACGCCTCGGCCTACCTCCGTCGCGAGGCGGGGCACATGCCCTGTGGGTTCTCGTACCGGATCCAGCACCCCGCCGGCGTGCCCGCGCCGGTCGATGCTGTGCTCCGTGCCGCCTGGTGGGCCGACGGCTCGGGCGTGCCGCCGCATGCTGGTATCGCCCTGGAGGGTGGGATCGATCTCTCGCTGGACCCGACCCTGCCGGGGTGCCTGTCGTTACGGGATCTCTGGACGCAGGGCGATAACGACGAAGGTACGGACAACGCGCGGCTGCGTGAGGGCATTGCGGCAACGGCGGCGGCGCTTCCTCGGGAGGGCCTTCCGGTCTTCGTAGTCCATGGCGCGGAGGATGGCCTGATCCCGGCCGCCTTCAGTTCCGAGCCCTACGTGGCGTGGCTGCGCGCTTCCGGCCGCTCGCCGGTGTTCTGGAAAGTGCCGCACGCCCAGCACTTCGATGCCTTCCTGGCCTTCCCGGATTTCGGCGACCGCCACGTGCCACTGCTGCCTTTTGGCTACGCGGCGCTGGACCGGGCGTGGGCCCATATCGCCTCCGGCCGGCCATTGCCCGAAGATGCATTGGTCCGCGATACCCAGCCCCGTGGCCCCGGGGCGCTCACCGCCAAGACACTGGCCTTGCCGCCGGGCTAA
- a CDS encoding cation diffusion facilitator family transporter yields the protein MATDNKLIVYAALAANVGIAVAKFIAAALTGSAAMLSEGVHSLVDSVNEILLLYGLRRSRKPPDREHPLGYGRELYFWSFIVALLVLALGAGFSLYEGVNHILQPEPLRDAKASYLVLGIAALFEGSSWYLSLKSVQRRKGRMGYFEAFRGSKDPTTFTVLFEDSAALLGLAIAGLGIYLSHALNDPRMDGWASIGIAVVLALASALLARESKALLIGESATPHLLDKVCRITATVPGVRKVNGVLTLQLGPDQVMAALSTEFEDGLTTVQIEECVRRMEAATRDAELPIVALFVKPQTPEQWKDRENRLDSGDWQTL from the coding sequence ATGGCCACCGATAACAAGCTCATCGTCTACGCCGCGCTGGCCGCCAATGTCGGCATCGCCGTGGCCAAGTTCATCGCCGCCGCCCTGACCGGCAGCGCCGCGATGCTCTCCGAGGGTGTTCACTCCCTCGTCGATAGCGTCAACGAAATCCTTCTTCTCTACGGGCTGCGCCGCTCGCGTAAGCCGCCCGATCGCGAGCATCCGCTGGGCTACGGACGCGAGCTGTATTTCTGGAGTTTCATCGTCGCGCTGCTCGTGCTGGCGTTGGGTGCCGGCTTCTCGCTGTACGAAGGCGTGAACCACATCCTGCAACCCGAGCCGTTGCGCGACGCGAAGGCCAGTTATCTCGTCCTTGGCATCGCTGCTTTGTTCGAAGGCAGCTCGTGGTACCTCTCACTCAAGAGCGTGCAACGCCGAAAGGGGCGCATGGGTTACTTCGAAGCCTTCCGCGGCTCCAAGGATCCGACGACGTTCACCGTGCTGTTCGAAGATAGTGCGGCGCTGCTGGGCCTGGCGATTGCCGGGCTCGGGATCTACCTCTCGCATGCCTTGAACGATCCGCGCATGGACGGCTGGGCTTCGATCGGCATTGCGGTAGTACTGGCGCTGGCCTCGGCCTTGCTGGCGCGTGAGAGCAAGGCGTTGCTCATTGGCGAATCGGCCACCCCGCATCTGCTCGACAAGGTGTGCCGGATCACCGCGACGGTGCCGGGCGTACGCAAGGTCAACGGCGTGCTGACGCTGCAGCTCGGGCCGGACCAGGTGATGGCGGCGCTGTCCACGGAGTTCGAGGACGGCCTGACGACCGTGCAGATCGAGGAGTGCGTGCGCCGCATGGAAGCCGCGACACGCGATGCAGAGCTGCCGATCGTGGCGCTGTTCGTCAAGCCGCAGACGCCCGAGCAGTGGAAGGATCGCGAGAATCGCCTGGATAGTGGCGACTGGCAGACACTCTGA